Below is a window of Rhipicephalus sanguineus isolate Rsan-2018 chromosome 9, BIME_Rsan_1.4, whole genome shotgun sequence DNA.
TTACAGCAACATTTCCTACGTTATACAAATATAAGCTTACATCAGGTGACCTGCAGGCATCGTAACAATATGGCAAGGTTAGAATTTCTAAGTGTTGACAATAATTATTAGTTCTTCAAGGTTCTACTTTTCCAAACGCCTCATTGAGAATGTCCTTGAATACGGCATGGTCAGTTATTTCAGCTATATTACTTGGGAGATGATTTCATTCTGGAATGGCTAGATGTAGGCACGAAAACTATAATAGGTTAGTACGTGCAAAAGGTTGTTCAACCCTAAATTTGTGGTTCATACGTGAAAAACTCTTTTTGGTGGGTAAGATGGGTGCTCGGTTGGTGAAAAAGCTGATGGAAAAAGGGGAACAGGCATAGTTATCTTCTAGTTCCCAATGGAATAAGACCTAGGTCACGCTTTGTTGCTCTAATAAAACGCACTGCCCCGTTTTGCAGAGATTCTAATTTCTTAACAAGATAATCTGGTCCGGGTTCCATATAAATGAGGCGTACTCAAGTTTCGAGCAAAGTATGGTAGTGTATGCAAGAAGTTTAGTGTCAGCCTGGCTTCGACGAAAGACGAAAGAAGACAAGAAATTTACCTGCCTGccttctctttttctgttttccttccttcctaccaCTAAGAATGTAAGTGTGCTTCGCAATTTCACTAGAGGTGGTAAGTTTTTGTGGTGTTTACGCTCATTTGCCACTCGAAACACCATATTTCAATCGTATGCAAGTCTTGCCGTAGCTTGACACAGTCATCCTTACATCTTATCGGTCGTTACAAAACGCATTCATCGGCATATAAGCGGATTTGCGAGTTTATACCTTCATGAATGTCATTTATGTGAATGAGAAATAGAGTGGACCCTAAAACGGAACCATGTGGCACTACAGGCTTAAAAGATTGAAGTGATGAATGGACATGTTAATGACAACAGCTTGCCGTTGGTTACTTAAATATTTTTTACTTTTGCCTCAATATTAAACAGTTTCACATTATATATTAGGTGGTTATGGCACGCACGGTTTTCGTAAAATCAATAAAAATCGCATCGCTTTGTATAGGTTCGTGATGGTTGAGGTTAATGTCTGCAGTTAGTTCAAAAAGGTTTCTTGGACGGATGTAGCTAGTTTGTCTGACAACAcgttgccttccatctcgcggtGTCCCAGAACCCAGCGCATAGAACATGCTGTTCGAGAGCGCAAATGGTGCATAATAGTGAATAAAGCAAGACGACGACTGGGCGTTTGTATTTCTTGCGGATTTGCAATGCTTTTACGCCGCTTAATGAACCACCTGTGTATATAACTGCATTGTGTAATTCTAATTGCTTAACGCGTTTAGCAGCCGCATATATCGCATAAGCGTCGGCAGTAAGAGTGCTTGTGTTATGGTGCAAGACGCCAGCATCCGAAAAAGATCGGTGCATCGGACACGGCAGCGTGAGattttgaagcatctgtaaagaatttACGGCAAGAATATTTGTGCTGTATTTCAAGAAAATACATGCCTGAGTTGCGTGTTTTGTAACCTCTATGAAGATCACAGCCGCTAATCTGCCACTGTGGAAGATGATTTGCGGAAGGCATCAGTTTGTGTTCAAGCAGCGGGGCACTCATTTCCTCTGCCTCTCAGTGAGCAGAGCTGTCTCACTCAAGGACGGTTATGAAAGACGGCtgagctggacaaatcatttgCGGGATGTTCATCGTCTGCATTTACTTTAAAAAATACACGAATGATAAGTATGATCACTGCAAATGAAGCGGCTGTAACGAGCGTGTGGCGCCCTGCCTAGCTTAGATTCGTTGCCTCACCAAGttcggcaggcaaccttggtTGCGTGTGGATAATAAACACTGACGAGCGCGGCTCGGCAGTCGGTAGCTGTTCACCCCGCCATGCGTTTGGGTCGTCCTTGCTTGTTTGCCGGCGCCCCATTTCCATGGAACTGGACACGGGCGCCAGTGTGTCGGCCATGGCTGGCAAACATTTCAAAAGGACCTTCCCCGGAGTGGCTGTCGAGGCTTCGGGCGTCATGCTGCGGGGTTACTCTGGAGAGTTTTCCCAGGTCGAAGGTCAGGCCCAGGTCAGCGTTCGTTTTGGCAAGAGGGAAGTAACCCTTCCTCTTTATTTGACCAAGGAGTCGTCACCGACGCTGCTCGGCAGAAATTGGATTTGCGCACTGGGTGTTCGGCTGCCAGAAGGCAATGAAGCAGCCCTACATGTCGTACAAGACATCCCGTGCCTTCTAACAGATTTCCAGTCACTGTTCCAGCGAGGTGTGGGCACATTCGCCGGCACGACTGTTAACATCTGTGTACCCGAGGGAGTCCGGCCTAGGTTTTTCAAGCCTCGCCCGCTGCCGTTCGCACTGAAGGACGGGGTCACCCAGGAGCTGCAACGGTTACAGCGAGAAGGCATCCTGGTACCAGTCGAGACTATGGAGTGGGCCGCTCCTTTCGTTCCAGTCCTCAAGTGAGACGGTAGTGTCAGAATCTGCGGGGATTTCAAGGTTACGATCAACCCCGTCGCTACCATCGAAAAGTACCCATTGCGTCGGATTGAATATCTCTGGTCGGCTTTGTCTGGTGAAGAGAAGTTCACGAAGCTCGACCTCAGAGACGCTTACCAGCAGTTGTTGCTCCAGGAGGCTTCACGGAAGTATGtcacaatattgccacgtgcgtttcttattatacCTTTCTCTGTATTTGGTTTTTGGCCACACATACTGTGAGCAACGcccagcgcaaactgcgcctcattgttcgagaagcttcgcgattattgtagatcgttttgttaagattgcgcgcaagacgcgaacactggaGCCTTTTCTAGAGCTTgtgcgacagccagcgataacgctggaatattcgacggtacatgtataaatgccgacgcgcttcaccgctcgtCAGCtgatcgacagccgacgctctgtttgccgctatcagtccataccgtgtgtattgctgtaaattaactttccgtttctcggccacaagatCGGCCAAATGAaaatttcatcttggacacgtcacctgcggtcttcgtcgacgtcacgaccccgtgacaatatcgacAACTATGGGGCTTTTCCAGTATACGCGTTTACCATTCGGCGTGGCCTCGGCACCGGCCATCTTTCAGAGAGAGATGGAAAACCTCTTCAGGGGCATGAGGCACGTAGCAGTGTACTCGGACGACATCCTCGTCACCGGTATTGACGACAGAGACCACTTGCAGAATCTGCACAACGTTCTGGTCCGACTTCAGGATGCTGGTCTCAagctcaagcgggaaaagtgcgtGTTCACGGTTCCCAGTCTAGAATACCTGGGACACGTCATCTCCCAGGCCGGCCTGAATCCGGCCCCCCCCGCGAAGGTGAGGCTGTTCTGAAGGCGCCGAAGCCCCGAAACAAGAAAGAGCTGCAAAGCTACCTTGGTCTCATCAATTTCTACAGGAGGTTCCTGGCCTACCTGTCTGCGCATCTACAGCCACTACACATTCTGCTTCGAGATGGTCAGCATTGGGCGTGGAAGAAGGAGCAGGACGTGGCCTTTCAGCACAGTAAGCAGCTAATCATCAAGGCATCGGTGCTGGTGCACTTCGATCCAGCCAAGCCTGTCGTCCTTACTGTAGATGCATCACCATACGGTGTAGGAGCCGTCCTAGCGCACCGAGACAAGGATGGAGGAACGCCCGGGGTCGTTTGCTTCTCGTCGTCTTCACACAGCAGAGCAGCGTTACAGCCAGCTGGACAAGGAAGGCCTCGCCCTCATGTTTGgcgtcgagcgttttcaccagtACCTGTGGGGCCGAAAGTTCGAGGCAGTCACGGACCACAAACCACTGCTGGGGCTACTGGAGCCAGACAAGACGGTCCCCGTGCAGGCATCACCTCGAGTGGTACGATGGGCCTTGAAGCTGGCGGCCTACAGCTACCAGTTGGTGTACTGTCCGGGAAAAGACTTGGGCCTGCTGATTCCCTGAGCCGGTTGCCGCTGCCAGAGGTGCTTGCTGCTGTTCCAGAGCCAGCTGAAGTGCTCGTGCTGGAGCATGCGTACCCGGAGGTACTCTCCAGGTCTGCTGTGTCGCAGGCGACCAGTCGGGACCCGGTCCTGTCCTAGGTGGTGAAGGCAGTATCTCGAGGGGAGGAGTTGGTGCAGCAGTCCTACAGCCACAAGGCCGCTGAACTGAGCGTGGAGCACGGCTGCTTACTTTGGGGTTCCAGGGTGATGATCCCACAAAGTCTCCGGTCCAGGGTCCTGCAGTTGCTGCACGCGCGGCTTCCTGGCGTGGAAAAGACAAAGATGGTGCCCTGGTCCCACGTTCGGTGGCCTGGACTGGAACAGGACATCGCTCACATGGTACAGAGCTGTCACATCTGCCAGGAACATCAACTAACCTCGCATCATGTGGAGATCACCCCATGGCCATTCTCACAGAGGCCCTGGTCCCGCCTTCACGTAGATTTGAGGGGCCCCTTCAAAGACCACTACTTCCTGGTGGTGGTCGACGCATTTTAAAATGGGTGGAAGTTCTACCTGTCACCACTGCGTCAGCAGGTGCGACCATTGCAGCACTGCGGCAGGTCTTTTCCACCCAGGGGCTGCCGGACATCATAGTCTCCGATAATGGGCCTGCTTCGCCAGCGCAGTGTATCTGGCCTGGCTGATAAAGAACGGAATCCGCCGAATGATGGTTCCCCCGTACCACCCTGCTTCCAACGGTGCAGCTGAGCGGGTGGTGCAGACTATTAAGGACAAACTTAAGAAGAGCCAGGCTGGGGATTTCCGTACGCAGGTCGCCCGCATACTCTTACAATACCGGACTACGCCCCATGATGTCACCGGCCGTGCATCCTGTGAGCTCCTGCTGGGACGGATGGTGAAGACACCGTTGGACATTTTGCATCCAGGCCTCCGATCCACGGCACTCCTCAAGCAGCTGAATCAAAAGCTGGCTGCTGACAAAGGGCGCCGTCTTGGACCGTTGCCGGAGACTGGAGTGCAGTATTCGACAGGAATTTCCGTTTTGGCCCACCTTAATCTGCTGGACAAGAGGTCGCGCCTGCAAGCTCCTCCTCTCTGCTCGTACGTATGCAGGATGGAACCACATGGCACAGGCATGCTGACCTTGTGAGGGCTAACCGCAGGACCCGGCTTGCATCCACGGCAGCACCACTTGCGGCCAGTGAGACGACAACCACTTCACAAGGGACAGGCACCTGCAGTTGTGCGCCACTAGTTGGGCCACCGCCAAGTTCAGTGCCATTTCTGTCAACCACGGCAGAGCCTCAGGATGAATCAAGCACGGCTCAGGCAGCACCTAGTGCTACCACACCTAGTCCCTCAACACCTGTACCCAGGCGGAGTACTCGACGACGAAGGGCACCAGACCGCTTTTCTCCTAAGGCAACGTCGAACCGGCTGCgacttgtattttttattttttgtgcaatAACTGGGGGTGAGGGATCTAACGAGCGTGTGGCGTCCTGCCTAGCTTAGTTTCGTTACCTCGCCAGGTTGGGCGGGCAACCTTGGCCGCGTGTGGATAATAAACACTGACGAGCGCGGCTCGGCAGTCAGTAGCCGTTCACCCCGCCATGCGTTTGGGTCGTCTTTGCTAGAGCGCGAGTGCCTCATcctcctcccccccgccccccgcatCGTCCACGGTCCCGGGGCAGATCGTGACAGTGGCCATTATCAAATTCCAAATGCAGGCTTTCTACAGGGCTTGTCCTGCAGGCACCTGTAGAAAGGCGAATACCCAAGGGATGGGGCAGGGTCTAGCATTTAGGGTGTTTGGTAAGGCAGACGGATAAATTACGGCTCCGTATTCGAGACGCCTGCGCACAAGGCTTCTGCACAAATTAAACAGAcattttttgtcactaccccacgtagcgCGTGACAGCAGTCTTAAAATGTTCATTTTTTCAAGcacttgttttagatgcgaaagcatcttatgctcggggcagtgttcgttctgcggcgtccgcacccatactgtgcatgcgccaactctcccccctctcctcgcgctcacgcgaggaggtgggaggtggtggcgtgagcgctgcctcctctcccctttctctctctccgccacagctgtgcgctcgtatacaATGCCGCGCGCGCTCGTtgccgttgcactctccttcgcaacggcgctatggacgctcgcgaagctgaacgcaaacggcaacgccggcaagcgaatctcgaagctgcgaggctgcgaaagcgcgcgttcgatgtgcttccgtcattctctctctgttcAACTGTGTGCGAAACGCcgtgaacaacgtcaacgtcggcgctagctgcagcggcagcgccaccgccgcggagcagaggaaggctcgggaagccgaacgtaaacgtcagcgtcggcaagcgataattcaaacgcctcgacaacgaccgtctcataagtcacataagagaaacggaaactcgatgcgcaccccccgcaaTGCTTTCAAATCCCGCCATGGTTGCCCGTAGTGGGAGATGATGTTTTGTAgctttagctacacttgcctagccggagccaatttcgcgtggatggtcatgagccgtgctgcgcatgcgcgagaatcacACAGCTgagtcaccggagctggcatttcACGCACTCTCCAACACCGccgtgcgcggctcgccgctgctggtctgcgcgttcgggaggagcggCGTCGAAGGCGCGGCAGACAcgttggcgccggcgcgcgcggactccgccaccgccgcgcgcggctcgccgctgctggtctgcgccgcattcgagaggagtgacgtcgtagccatagacacagcggcgccggcgcgcgcgcagctattcgccttcgctgtgcagtcgctgtctgacactgcgctggggccgcttgacagcgcctctgactggcgtttgcaggtggttaACGCCAtgaaaaaggagagcgcaaatggtgCTCGACAaagcagaagagccgagaagcttatctcatcggatcccgaagttgttgcctggcaattagcggttcagcgcaggaagaatgaacagaagaaggctaatattcctagacaatctggaaagctaagaatattcagctgaacctttgctaacgctacgttatcctggcatagccgagctaagcccctGCAAATTTTTTTATGTGTTATATGTGGCGCAAAGGTTAGCTTTGTATCCAGAATTAAGCCTAGGAATTTATgttgtcagtcagtcagtcagtcagtcagtcagtcagtcagtcagtcagtcagtcagtcaatcagtcagttagtcagtcagtcagtcaatttAGTTTCATTAAAGACCCCCAGTGGgagtattacataaggggtgggattaACAATTAACAAAAGAAATCAATACATGGGTTACAAGTGTATACATTTCTTCATATTACAAGCAAACATGCATATACAATAAATAATACACGTAAATAACATGAAAAGCAAAAAGTACTCAGAGGCTATTCGTTTGAAGATGGTCAGTTACGTGTTGCGTAAATGAAGATGGGCACAATATGTCTACAACGGTAGAAGGGAGGTCATTCCACTCTTTTGCCGTGCGGGGAAAAAATGACTCTGGAAATGTTGATGTTCGAGCATGTATTAATAAAACCTGCCGTGGGTGGCTTGTCCTAAGTGATATGAGCGTTGCAGGTTTGATGTAAGGTGGCTGATGCAGGCTGGAACTGTGAAAGAACTTATGATGAGGACAAGGAGAAGAAATGCGCCGACGCAGAACGAGCGATGGAAGATTGGACAGTGATTTTAGTGACGTGACGCTGATGTATGAATACGAAGAGTGAATGAAGCGAGCTGCACGGTTTTGAACTGATTATAGAGCGTTGGTAAGGTATGCTTGATGCAGGTCCTAGATGGCGGATGCATATTCTAGCTTTGGTCGTACAAGTGATGTGTAGGCAAGTAATCTTACGTGCATCGGAGCGCTTTTGAGATGGCGTTTTAGAAAGCCTAATGTTTTCTTCGACGATGAAATGATGTTTTCGATATGCG
It encodes the following:
- the LOC119405901 gene encoding uncharacterized protein LOC119405901, whose product is MVPPYHPASNGAAERVVQTIKDKLKKSQAGDFRTQVARILLQYRTTPHDVTGRASCELLLGRMVKTPLDILHPGLRSTALLKQLNQKLAADKGRRLGPLPETGVQYSTGISVLAHLNLLDKRSRLQAPPLCSYVCRMEPHGTGMLTL